The uncultured Desulfatiglans sp. DNA window CGCCGATATGAAAGGGGGCTGTGCCGCGATGATCGAGGCCTATCTTTCGCTCTGGCAGAGCGGACGGCAGCGGTTTCCTGCCGCCTTGTGCCTGGTGGTCGGGGAGGAGGAGGCGGGGGACGGGGCGAGGCAGTTGGCCAGGCAGCATCATTTTCCATGGGTGCTGATCGGCGAACCGACCGATCTCAGACCTTGCCTGAGCCATTACGGCTATGTGGAACTCCATGTGACGACAGGAGGGCAGCGGATGCATGCCTCTCTGGCGGGCATGGCCCAGAGCGCCGTCGAAGTGCTCTTGAATGTCCTTCTGAATCTCTCCAAGGACATACAGGCGCGGCACCCCGAGACGACCTACAACATACGCGACCTCTACAGCGTCCACGCAGGCTTTGCTGTACCGGAGTATTCGGAGGCCTGGATCGATCTGCATCTGCCCCCGTCTTCCCCTCTCGGCGAGATTGTGACGGAACTGGAAGAAGGGGTTGCCGAGCAGAAAGGGCGTTACCCCGGCGTCGACGTCGGTGTGAACGTGACGACCATCGATGCCGGGTACGCGCTTCCCGAGAAAGGCCGCCTGATCGATGCGCTCAAGACCGTCTATGACCGCCGCGGCCTCCTGTGGGCACCCGAGCCCTTCAGGAGCCATTCCGATGCCAACCAGCTTTGGGCCGCCGGGATGAAAGCCCTCATCCTCGGGCCGGGCCGCCTGGAATATGCCCATGCGCCTCAGGAGGAGGTGCCCTTCGATCAGGTTGCCCTGGCCTCCGAGATCTACGCCGAGCTGATGGTGGAATCCTGCCCCGGGTCCGGCGGGTGAGGGCCCGCACGCAAAAGCATTCGCCTCTCGTTATCCGAAGATGTCCACCGGCACGAAACCCGCCTGCCTGACCTCGCTCTGCCCCTCGTCGCTCAGAAGATAGATGATGAAAGACTTGATTTCCCACGTGAGGCAATCCGATGAGGTGTAAAGCAGGAGGCGTCTGAGAACGGGGTACCGTTTCGAGCGGGCGTTCTCGATGGAGGCCTCGATGCCGTCGATACTGAGAGGCCGGATCTCGTCGTTGACGAATCCGGAGCTGATGTATCCGATGGCCTCCGGATGCGTGGCCACATAGGCGGCTACGGCGCTGTTGGAGGCAACCACGATGGGTTCACCGGCGATCTCTTCGGGGGCAGAGGCGACGATCCGATTCCAGATGTCGTGGGTTCCCGAGTTTTCACTGCGGTTGACTGTTACAATGGGCAGGTCCGCTCCTCCGAGCTGGCTCCACCGCTCGATCTTTCCGGAGAAGATGTCTCGAAGCTGCCCAAGGGATAGATCTCGAAGGGGGTTTCGAGGGTGTACGATAGGGACGACCATATCATATCCGAAGACGAACTCGCGATATTGGGCTGCGCCCTCCCCGAGTTCCGAATCCGTCGCCGGGACGGATGAGGCGGCAATCTCGCACTGTCCGCCGACGAGGGCCTCGATGCCCTTGTGCGACCCGATGGGCACGACCTCGATCCGGACGCTGCTTTGCCTGGAATAGGCCCGCACAATCCGCTCCAGGACCGGCTGGGTCGTCGTTGAGCCGTATATGCGGACAACGTCGGGTTCGCTCTCCGCGCAGCCGGAGGCTCCCAGCAGGATCCCCGCACAGAGAATGATGCAGGCAAGAAAACGAAGGTTGTGTAAGGGCATGACCGACCTCGAATACGGTTGGGTGGGTGAGAAACGCATGCAGCCAGGCGAAATCGTTCGAAGAAAGGGTTCCTCTTGGGGGGCCCCGATTTTTCCCGGCCCTCTCTTCCCGTGCCCTGTTTCCCTGAAGATTTCAACCTCCGGACGCAATCCGGACGATGTCATTCCAGAGGGCATCATCCTGAAAATGCCCGCGGCGGTCAAGGCCTAAAAGGGTGTTGAGTGGATTCTTGCAGGCCTGGTGACGGGCGCTCGGGCTTTACAATGATGGTCGCTTGCAGTATTTTCGAGACTCCTGCCGTAAGAGTGGATGCGGGAGGCCGGCGCCTCGGGCTCAGACCCGGGCCCCAAATCCCGAAATCCGAAGGCTGAACGGCGAAGCCGGAAACCCTATGACGCATTCCGGGTTCCCGAATCCGAAACAGCGAACCATGCGACCTTGACAGATGACGGCTGTCAGGGAGCCTGGTTCCCTTTGCCTGTGACTGGGGGAGATTGTGGAAAGAGTACCTCCAAGCGAGATCCAGCGGCGCATCGAGCGGCTTCAGTCGCTCCTGCCGGGTCGTGGCCTTTCAGGAGCGCTGATCTTTCAGAATGTGGACCTTTACTATTATACGGGAACGATTCAGTCCTCGGTCCTCTTTGTCCCCGGCAAGGGCGAGGCAGTGCTCATGGTGCAGAAAAACTGGACCAGGGCGCGGGCCGAAACGTCCCTCGAGACGGTGGTGCCGCTCCCCAAGGGAAGACGCTCCATGGCGGATGTCCTTCGGGATTGCGGATTCGAGCTCAAAGGGAAGATCGGGATCGAACTGGACGTCATTCCGGCCGACCTCTATCTTTGGCTGTGCACCCGCTTCGAACGCTGTACCTGGGAGGATGTGAGCCCCCTCATTCGGCTCCAGCGGATGCGGAAATCGCCGTATGAGGTGGAACGGATCCGCGTGGCGGCCGGAATGCTGGATCAGGGCTTCCGCGCGCTTTGCGGAATCATCCGGGAGGGGATGACGGAGCTCGAGGTGGACGGGCATATGGCCCTCATCGCCCGGCGCCTGGGCCACATGGGCATCTTGAGGATGAGGGGCTGGAACCAGGAGATGACCTATGCCCATGTCCTTTCGGGTGAGAGCGGGGCGATGAGCTCGTTTTTGAACAGCGCCCATGGCGGTGAAGGCACCACCCCCGCCATGGCGCAGGGG harbors:
- a CDS encoding Peptidase M20, which codes for MVQPQRLKKLLERMVDIYSPSGKEEELVEFLRGYLKRRGLPVTLQPVDENRSNLLVIPPETDVRLALVGHLDTVAAYEIEDYGYSERDGTIRGLGTADMKGGCAAMIEAYLSLWQSGRQRFPAALCLVVGEEEAGDGARQLARQHHFPWVLIGEPTDLRPCLSHYGYVELHVTTGGQRMHASLAGMAQSAVEVLLNVLLNLSKDIQARHPETTYNIRDLYSVHAGFAVPEYSEAWIDLHLPPSSPLGEIVTELEEGVAEQKGRYPGVDVGVNVTTIDAGYALPEKGRLIDALKTVYDRRGLLWAPEPFRSHSDANQLWAAGMKALILGPGRLEYAHAPQEEVPFDQVALASEIYAELMVESCPGSGG
- the pstS gene encoding Phosphate binding protein, translating into MPLHNLRFLACIILCAGILLGASGCAESEPDVVRIYGSTTTQPVLERIVRAYSRQSSVRIEVVPIGSHKGIEALVGGQCEIAASSVPATDSELGEGAAQYREFVFGYDMVVPIVHPRNPLRDLSLGQLRDIFSGKIERWSQLGGADLPIVTVNRSENSGTHDIWNRIVASAPEEIAGEPIVVASNSAVAAYVATHPEAIGYISSGFVNDEIRPLSIDGIEASIENARSKRYPVLRRLLLYTSSDCLTWEIKSFIIYLLSDEGQSEVRQAGFVPVDIFG
- a CDS encoding hypothetical protein (Evidence 5 : Unknown function) produces the protein MTDLEYGWVGEKRMQPGEIVRRKGSSWGAPIFPGPLFPCPVSLKISTSGRNPDDVIPEGIILKMPAAVKA
- a CDS encoding Predicted Xaa-Pro dipeptidase, whose amino-acid sequence is MERVPPSEIQRRIERLQSLLPGRGLSGALIFQNVDLYYYTGTIQSSVLFVPGKGEAVLMVQKNWTRARAETSLETVVPLPKGRRSMADVLRDCGFELKGKIGIELDVIPADLYLWLCTRFERCTWEDVSPLIRLQRMRKSPYEVERIRVAAGMLDQGFRALCGIIREGMTELEVDGHMALIARRLGHMGILRMRGWNQEMTYAHVLSGESGAMSSFLNSAHGGEGTTPAMAQGAGFRRLRRNEPIGIDYGIGVDGYVGDQFRTFVIGALPGPLQAAHDCSFEIHRRFQETAGPGVNCDALYAMALGEAQRTGLQAHFMGFGEGQVHFIGHGIGLEIDEFPVVAPGFRKPLEPGMVLALEPKFVFPGEGLVGLEDDYLVTPNGVERITLTDQTVMKVLCD